In Camelina sativa cultivar DH55 chromosome 16, Cs, whole genome shotgun sequence, a single window of DNA contains:
- the LOC104751605 gene encoding psbP domain-containing protein 4, chloroplastic: METALLRYCCVSFSIHPYHKKISAHRRVDGGETQSKRDERCATTALSRRSLMASGFSLASSTALAFPGEGLAVVKQGLLAGRVPGLSEPDDQGWRTYRRPDEKSGGHGVGWSPIIPYAFTVPQDWNEVPVSIADLGGTEIDLRFANPKEGRVSVIVAPVLRFADNLGDDVKIENIGPPAKVINAFGPEVIGENVEGKVLSSNVAEHEGRLYYQFELEPPHVLITATAAGNRLYLFSVTGNGLQWKRYYKDLKRIATSFRVV, from the exons GTTTTTCCATTCATCCCTACCACAAGAAAATCTCCGCTCACCGCAGAGTCGATGGTGGTGAGACTCAGAGTAAGAGAGACGAGAGGTGCGCTACTACGGCTTTGAGTAGAAGATCGTTAATGGCGTCTGGTTTCTCTTTAGCCTCTTCTACGGCTTTAGCGTTTCCAGGGGAAGGATTGGCTGTCGTGAAACAGGGTCTTCTTGCCGGCAGGGTTCCTGGTCTTTCCGAACCTGATGATCAAG GTTGGAGAACATACCGTAGACCAGACGAGAAGTCAGGAGGACATGGTGTTGGCTGGAGTCCTATTATCCCTTACGCCTTTACGGTTCCTCAAGATTGGAATGAG GTACCTGTATCGATCGCTGATCTTGGTGGCACAGAGATTGACTTGAGATTTGCTAACCCTAAAGAAGGCCGCGTGTCTGTTATCGTAGCCCCTGTTCTAAGATTTGCAGATA ACCTCGGGGACGATGTTAAGATTGAGAATATTGGACCTCCAGCGAAGGTGATTAACGCGTTTGGACCAGAAGTGATCGGAGAAAACGTAGAAGGGAAAGTGTTGAGTTCAAATGTAGCAGAACACGAAGGTAGACTCTATTACCAATTCGAGCTAGAGCCGCCTCATGTACTGATCACTGCAACAGCTGCCGGAAACCGCCTTTACTTGTTTAGTGTCACCGGAAACG GGCTTCAATGGAAGAGATACTACAAGGATCTGAAGAGGATAGCTACTTCGTTCCGTGTTGTTTAG